The following proteins are co-located in the Flammeovirga kamogawensis genome:
- a CDS encoding TolC family protein gives MLKISKKVKSTVIVFLLMIISSFAFGQSDTNLTRRELAVKAIENSHSVKIKQNEAKASHFDKQRALYTYIPKVGVKGGYAYLLNDITISRDISGTKNQALYGLEHSKNQSLAQLASSGLPPTMIGVATPLIEGVYNNIGGMVNQIPNTPSISIQDNNFWFYDAYVEMVIFSGLQAPTYAKAAEAKSEAQQAMVEQEKNEIIMETLSYYDKMAVVNQSLKVLEESQKRLDKQTEFANKAKEVGLATEYDLNKIRIAEKDIVAKRIELEASKSLVIQKLQQLTGLDQGDLAKINPELTLWMVDENEINLSNRNEIKALEHSIEALEYKHKGEQYGALPKAKAFAHVIQGGTNMTNVDAVPFVGVAMQWEIFDGLQRKREVQKSELAVISMKEKKAYAQDLVQLDFQKKKMEWQVATQMVDVSNQKLDGAKTGLKIKVQEAKNGLTDVTDVLDEISEYEKFQLEYIQSIANQRQTAIALINAMGVLNIEHIQN, from the coding sequence ATGTTGAAAATTAGTAAAAAAGTTAAGAGTACTGTAATAGTATTTTTGCTTATGATTATATCTTCTTTTGCTTTTGGTCAATCAGATACAAATTTAACAAGAAGAGAACTTGCAGTAAAAGCAATTGAGAATTCTCATTCAGTTAAAATAAAACAAAATGAAGCAAAAGCATCTCATTTCGATAAACAAAGAGCATTATACACTTATATTCCAAAAGTAGGGGTTAAAGGTGGTTACGCTTATTTATTAAATGATATTACAATATCAAGAGATATTAGTGGGACAAAAAACCAAGCCCTATATGGATTAGAACATAGCAAGAATCAATCTCTAGCTCAGTTGGCTTCGTCTGGTTTACCACCAACAATGATTGGGGTAGCAACTCCACTAATTGAAGGTGTTTATAATAACATTGGTGGCATGGTTAATCAAATTCCAAATACACCTTCAATATCAATTCAAGATAATAATTTTTGGTTTTATGATGCTTATGTAGAAATGGTCATTTTCTCTGGTCTTCAAGCACCAACATACGCAAAGGCTGCAGAGGCTAAATCAGAAGCACAACAAGCAATGGTAGAGCAAGAAAAAAACGAAATCATAATGGAAACATTAAGTTATTATGATAAAATGGCTGTTGTTAACCAATCTCTTAAGGTTTTAGAGGAAAGTCAGAAAAGATTGGATAAGCAAACTGAATTTGCAAATAAAGCAAAGGAGGTAGGATTAGCGACAGAATATGATTTAAATAAAATTAGAATTGCTGAAAAAGATATAGTAGCAAAAAGAATTGAATTAGAAGCGAGTAAAAGTCTTGTGATCCAAAAATTACAACAACTTACCGGGTTAGACCAAGGGGATTTAGCTAAAATTAACCCAGAATTAACGCTTTGGATGGTGGATGAAAATGAAATTAATTTAAGTAATAGAAATGAAATTAAAGCTTTAGAACACTCTATAGAAGCTTTAGAATACAAACATAAAGGTGAGCAATATGGAGCTCTACCAAAAGCAAAAGCATTTGCACATGTAATTCAAGGTGGAACAAATATGACGAATGTAGATGCCGTACCTTTTGTTGGTGTGGCTATGCAATGGGAAATATTTGATGGTTTACAAAGGAAAAGAGAGGTACAGAAATCTGAACTTGCAGTAATCTCTATGAAAGAAAAGAAAGCCTATGCTCAGGATTTAGTACAACTAGATTTTCAAAAGAAAAAAATGGAATGGCAAGTTGCAACTCAAATGGTTGATGTTTCAAATCAGAAGCTTGATGGTGCGAAAACAGGTCTTAAAATAAAAGTACAAGAAGCTAAAAATGGTTTGACAGATGTAACTGATGTACTGGATGAGATATCTGAATATGAGAAATTTCAACTTGAATATATTCAATCAATCGCAAATCAAAGGCAAACAGCAATAGCGTTAATTAATGCTATGGGTGTACTTAATATAGAACACATTCAAAACTAA
- a CDS encoding HlyD family secretion protein translates to MKYIYLSIVTLFIFSSCTKAPEQENKLKGKVKRTAVYVASKVPGRIIAVNVEKGEIVEKGDTLAIIDLPEAEAKLMQANGAVKAAKAQYEMAFNGATKNQLDQVDAAYTAAKEQYEFAEKSYQRIKEMYDEELISSQKHDEVYTKYQMAKAKYEGTQAKKREVESGVRNEKQRMALGQLERAKGALKEVNIALSERYIIAPKKMRVETIALQQGELALPGYNIFSGYAEGTTYFRFVLAEEEVLKYKVGNIVTVYSPFDVSISLKGKVGSIKEEMSYATRKSMNPTYNVDQSLYELKLIPLNAKKADELLTNITLLMDKIN, encoded by the coding sequence ATGAAATATATATACTTATCAATTGTAACATTATTTATTTTTTCTTCTTGTACAAAGGCTCCAGAGCAAGAAAATAAATTAAAGGGAAAAGTAAAGCGAACAGCAGTGTATGTAGCTTCTAAAGTTCCTGGAAGAATTATAGCAGTTAATGTTGAAAAAGGAGAAATAGTTGAAAAAGGAGATACGTTAGCAATAATTGACTTACCAGAAGCTGAAGCAAAACTGATGCAAGCTAACGGAGCAGTAAAAGCAGCAAAAGCACAATATGAAATGGCTTTTAATGGAGCGACAAAAAACCAACTTGATCAGGTAGATGCTGCATATACTGCCGCAAAAGAACAATATGAGTTTGCAGAAAAAAGCTATCAAAGAATTAAAGAAATGTATGATGAAGAATTGATTTCATCTCAAAAGCATGATGAGGTATACACAAAATACCAAATGGCTAAAGCAAAGTATGAAGGGACTCAAGCTAAAAAAAGGGAGGTAGAATCTGGTGTTAGAAATGAAAAACAACGTATGGCCTTAGGGCAACTTGAAAGAGCGAAAGGAGCTTTAAAAGAGGTAAATATAGCCTTATCTGAAAGATATATTATTGCTCCTAAAAAAATGAGAGTAGAGACTATTGCTTTACAGCAAGGGGAATTAGCATTACCTGGATATAATATTTTTTCTGGTTATGCTGAAGGGACAACATATTTTAGATTTGTTTTAGCTGAGGAAGAGGTATTAAAATACAAAGTTGGAAATATTGTAACTGTTTATTCTCCTTTTGATGTATCAATATCTTTAAAAGGTAAAGTGGGGTCAATTAAAGAAGAAATGTCTTATGCGACAAGGAAATCTATGAACCCAACTTACAATGTTGATCAGTCTTTATATGAGTTGAAACTTATCCCTTTAAATGCTAAAAAGGCAGATGAATTACTTACGAATATTACTTTATTAATGGATAAAATTAACTAA
- a CDS encoding ABC transporter permease: MKALLQIIKREFKLFFSNNVLLAVFFGAPIFFGILIGYTYQQASVKNLSIAVIDQDNSPLSSTIIDALDENFYLSVNKVTADDKDLKKDLPSFEAIVRIPEGFEGDVNYKRHPHIQIEVNGANMITGNYANIGIRTVLGTINAGAEIVSLQKQGVPIETAKEQWEVFAIDNSRYFNGTSNYLLFMLPGVMGAVMQQVFLLGLALTFSYEHENNTFGELSEITKNPVIVFLGKAIPYWVLGMFLWGIIQVTLLPFFKIPTPSNISALLITTSVFILSLTCLGMLVSWIVPSQLKATEALMVVSTPSFILSGFTWPLEAMPAWIQAFSNCIPLTYFLQALRKLINYDTSLGDLTYQLNSMLIISLITGVATLILITLKLKKKPVNK; encoded by the coding sequence ATGAAAGCATTATTACAAATAATTAAAAGAGAGTTTAAACTTTTCTTTTCCAATAATGTATTGCTTGCAGTGTTTTTTGGAGCACCAATATTTTTTGGAATCCTAATAGGGTATACCTATCAACAAGCAAGTGTAAAGAATTTATCAATTGCTGTTATCGATCAAGATAATTCTCCATTAAGCAGTACTATCATAGATGCTTTAGATGAAAACTTTTACTTATCTGTTAATAAAGTAACAGCAGATGATAAAGATTTAAAAAAGGATTTACCCTCTTTTGAAGCGATTGTTAGAATCCCAGAGGGTTTCGAAGGAGATGTTAATTATAAAAGACATCCACACATTCAAATAGAGGTGAATGGTGCTAATATGATTACAGGTAATTATGCAAATATTGGTATAAGAACTGTACTAGGAACTATAAATGCAGGAGCTGAAATTGTAAGCCTTCAAAAACAAGGTGTTCCAATTGAAACGGCGAAAGAACAATGGGAAGTTTTCGCAATAGATAATTCGAGGTATTTTAATGGTACATCCAATTATTTGCTATTTATGTTACCTGGAGTGATGGGAGCAGTGATGCAACAAGTTTTTTTATTGGGTTTAGCATTGACTTTTAGCTATGAGCATGAAAATAATACTTTTGGAGAGCTAAGTGAAATTACTAAAAATCCAGTAATAGTATTTTTAGGAAAAGCGATTCCATATTGGGTCTTAGGTATGTTTTTATGGGGTATAATTCAAGTAACATTACTTCCATTCTTTAAAATACCTACACCATCAAATATAAGTGCATTATTAATAACTACTTCTGTATTTATTTTATCACTCACTTGTTTAGGAATGCTAGTTAGTTGGATTGTTCCTTCTCAATTAAAAGCAACAGAAGCATTAATGGTTGTTTCTACTCCAAGTTTTATTCTATCCGGATTTACATGGCCTTTAGAAGCAATGCCGGCTTGGATTCAAGCTTTTTCAAATTGCATTCCGTTGACTTATTTTCTTCAGGCACTTAGAAAGTTGATCAATTATGATACTTCTTTAGGAGATCTGACGTATCAACTTAACTCAATGTTAATTATTTCATTAATAACAGGTGTAGCAACTTTAATTTTGATTACACTAAAATTGAAAAAGAAACCAGTTAATAAGTAG
- a CDS encoding LytR/AlgR family response regulator transcription factor, producing MKNISSSITCVIIDPDNLFQEVLISYIDQIPYLNLVAVFNSPLIADQFLENNNIELLFVCTDFDQINGVEWVKSLKDSIQVVFLSDYKEKAVDTYELDALDYLLKPTLFERFYKTAIKAKVKIKANQIQESLTVEKCIFVRSENRINKILISDIQFIESQNNYINIVTEERQYITLMKLKDIHLRLPNDLFIRIQKSFIININYVKAIEGNSVVINDNLFTISRNLKKEVINSFTQGQLI from the coding sequence ATGAAAAATATCTCATCGTCTATTACATGTGTCATAATAGACCCTGATAATCTCTTTCAAGAGGTTTTGATAAGCTATATAGATCAAATACCTTATCTAAACCTTGTTGCAGTGTTTAATTCTCCACTAATTGCAGATCAATTTTTAGAGAATAACAACATTGAATTGCTCTTTGTGTGTACCGATTTTGATCAAATTAATGGTGTAGAATGGGTTAAATCTTTAAAAGATTCTATTCAAGTAGTTTTTCTATCAGACTATAAAGAAAAAGCTGTTGATACTTATGAACTGGATGCTTTAGATTACTTGTTAAAACCAACTCTTTTCGAAAGGTTTTATAAGACCGCAATCAAGGCGAAAGTTAAGATTAAAGCGAATCAAATTCAGGAGTCATTAACTGTTGAAAAATGTATTTTTGTGAGATCTGAAAATAGGATTAATAAAATTCTCATTTCAGATATTCAATTTATTGAATCGCAGAACAACTACATCAATATTGTTACTGAAGAAAGACAATACATCACACTAATGAAGCTAAAAGATATACATCTGAGGCTGCCAAATGATCTCTTTATTCGCATTCAAAAATCATTTATTATTAATATCAATTATGTTAAAGCAATAGAAGGTAATTCTGTTGTTATTAATGATAATCTTTTTACAATTAGTAGAAACCTTAAAAAAGAAGTTATCAATTCTTTTACACAAGGTCAACTTATCTAA
- a CDS encoding aspartate carbamoyltransferase catalytic subunit: protein MLSTKHLLGIKDLTREDLELIFQTADQFKEVINRPIKKVPSLRDITIANVFFENSTRTKLSFELAEKRLSADVINFSSSGSSVKKGETLLDTVNNILSMKVDMIVMRHSSPGAPHFLAKHIDATILNAGDGTHEHPTQAILDSYSIREKLGEVEGKKVVIVGDILHSRVALSNIFALQKLGAEVMVCGPHTLIPKYIKDLGVIVEHDLKKALQWCDVANMLRIQMERQLVKNFPSVREYSQNFGLNKEILESLDKEIVVMHPGPINRGVEITSDVADAENAIILDQVENGVATRMAALYLLAGKS, encoded by the coding sequence ATGTTAAGTACAAAGCACCTTCTAGGGATTAAAGATCTTACAAGGGAAGACCTTGAACTCATCTTTCAAACTGCAGATCAGTTTAAAGAAGTAATTAATCGTCCTATTAAAAAAGTACCTTCATTGCGTGATATTACCATTGCCAATGTATTTTTTGAAAACTCAACAAGAACTAAACTTTCTTTTGAGCTAGCAGAAAAAAGATTATCGGCAGATGTGATTAATTTCTCATCTAGTGGTAGTTCTGTAAAAAAAGGAGAAACTTTATTAGATACTGTAAATAATATTTTATCAATGAAAGTTGATATGATAGTAATGCGTCATTCTAGTCCTGGAGCTCCTCATTTTTTAGCAAAACATATTGATGCTACAATTTTAAATGCTGGCGATGGAACACATGAACATCCTACTCAAGCAATTTTAGACTCTTACTCTATCCGTGAAAAATTAGGAGAAGTTGAAGGAAAAAAAGTTGTAATCGTAGGTGATATTTTACATTCAAGAGTTGCCTTGTCTAATATTTTTGCACTCCAAAAGTTAGGTGCAGAAGTGATGGTATGTGGCCCTCATACCTTAATTCCAAAATACATCAAAGATCTTGGAGTTATTGTTGAACACGACCTTAAAAAAGCTTTACAATGGTGTGATGTTGCGAATATGTTACGTATTCAAATGGAACGTCAATTGGTTAAGAACTTCCCTTCTGTAAGAGAATATTCTCAAAATTTCGGTTTAAATAAAGAAATTCTTGAATCACTTGATAAAGAAATTGTGGTTATGCACCCTGGTCCTATTAACCGTGGTGTAGAAATAACTTCTGATGTTGCCGATGCAGAAAATGCCATCATCCTTGATCAGGTGGAAAATGGTGTTGCTACAAGAATGGCAGCTTTATATCTATTGGCTGGAAAATCATAA
- the pyrR gene encoding bifunctional pyr operon transcriptional regulator/uracil phosphoribosyltransferase PyrR: MAKVSILHSQLLDITISRLSQQLIENHGDFSNTVIIGLQQGGIILSDRIRQRIFELSNITVPVGQLDITFHRDDFRRGDNILTPSKTDIPFLIEDMNVILIDDVVFTGRSIRSALDAMMAFGRPSKVELLCLVDRKYSRDLPIEPTYVGKVVNSIQSQYITAEWKEEGHEEDTLWLINQ, encoded by the coding sequence ATGGCAAAAGTAAGTATTTTACATAGTCAATTACTTGACATTACAATCAGTAGGTTAAGTCAACAATTGATCGAAAATCATGGTGACTTCTCTAATACTGTTATAATTGGTTTACAACAAGGAGGGATTATTCTTTCTGATAGAATTAGACAACGAATTTTTGAACTGTCTAATATTACTGTTCCTGTTGGCCAATTAGATATTACATTCCACAGAGACGATTTTAGAAGAGGAGATAATATACTTACTCCTAGTAAAACAGACATCCCCTTCTTAATAGAAGATATGAATGTTATTTTAATTGATGATGTTGTCTTTACTGGAAGATCTATCCGTTCAGCTTTAGATGCTATGATGGCCTTTGGTCGTCCTTCAAAAGTGGAACTCCTTTGTTTAGTAGACAGAAAATATAGCCGAGACCTCCCAATCGAACCTACATATGTAGGTAAGGTTGTTAATTCTATTCAATCGCAATATATTACTGCAGAATGGAAAGAAGAGGGTCACGAAGAGGACACTCTTTGGCTTATTAATCAATAA
- a CDS encoding NUDIX domain-containing protein — translation MESKKIASKSEVEKTFGHRLRVRVCGLLVENDSILIAKHLSIGKRGIFYAPPGGGLEYGESVEDALKREFLEETGLEITIKEFMFTHEFFDLPLHGIELFFLVERKAGQLITGIDPEMENGKQTIDNMSFIDFDTLKDLHIDEKHHLFRHCNSLNDLIKMKGFYSNLKENS, via the coding sequence ATGGAAAGTAAAAAGATCGCTAGTAAATCTGAAGTTGAAAAAACATTTGGTCATCGACTTAGAGTTAGAGTTTGTGGGCTTTTAGTAGAAAATGATTCTATTCTAATAGCAAAACATCTATCTATTGGCAAGAGAGGTATTTTTTATGCTCCTCCAGGTGGCGGTTTAGAATACGGTGAATCTGTTGAAGATGCTTTAAAAAGAGAATTCTTAGAAGAAACAGGGCTCGAAATTACTATCAAAGAATTTATGTTTACACATGAGTTTTTCGATTTGCCACTACATGGAATAGAATTATTTTTTTTAGTCGAAAGAAAAGCTGGTCAGTTAATTACAGGGATAGATCCAGAAATGGAAAATGGTAAACAAACCATTGATAATATGTCATTTATTGACTTTGACACCTTAAAAGACCTTCATATTGATGAAAAGCACCATTTATTCAGACATTGTAATTCGTTAAATGATCTTATCAAAATGAAAGGTTTTTATTCCAATTTAAAAGAAAATTCGTAA
- a CDS encoding transglutaminase-like domain-containing protein: protein MKRIILPLLSLLLFFGCSEKYDGINSEYHLLLDQALVKAGTNKTEITKALETTPLEHKNGMAFLVAYMPERDLQTLSSKYLTENVELAYKAKEEFPWGKTIPDSIFYNDVLPYALMNERRDDWRQDFYNRFAPIVGNCKTIEEAIKILNDTIIDVVAVKYSTEREKPDQSPYESIDQGLASCSGLSVLLADAFRAVGIPSRLAGTPKWTLKEGNHNWNEVYVNGQWKFTEYYPSGLDKGWFLPDAGAADETKPENWIYASSWKPAEYAFPLVWDFDIKYVHAHNVTDRYLGLWNDEQKKLAKLDGKIPVRVKMFKNKQCTLIGDNRVASQVTLSIKNKVIDNGTTAGPTKDMNDILQFYLEKGKKYTVTYQAENGLPVSKDIIAEDSPIDLTLFKSI from the coding sequence ATGAAACGAATTATTCTACCATTATTAAGCTTGCTTCTATTTTTTGGATGTTCAGAAAAGTACGATGGCATTAATAGTGAATACCATCTTTTATTAGATCAAGCACTTGTTAAAGCAGGTACTAATAAAACAGAAATTACTAAAGCACTTGAAACAACTCCATTAGAGCATAAAAACGGAATGGCTTTTCTAGTAGCTTATATGCCTGAAAGAGATTTACAAACCTTATCGTCTAAATACTTAACAGAAAATGTTGAGCTAGCATACAAAGCAAAAGAAGAATTTCCTTGGGGTAAAACAATACCCGATTCTATTTTTTATAATGATGTTCTTCCTTACGCTTTAATGAATGAACGCCGTGATGATTGGAGACAAGATTTTTATAACCGTTTTGCTCCTATTGTAGGAAATTGTAAAACCATAGAGGAAGCAATTAAAATCTTAAATGATACAATTATTGATGTTGTAGCAGTTAAATATTCAACAGAAAGAGAAAAACCAGACCAATCTCCTTACGAATCTATTGATCAAGGTTTAGCATCTTGTTCAGGTTTATCGGTATTACTAGCTGATGCTTTTAGAGCTGTTGGCATTCCATCTAGACTAGCTGGCACACCAAAATGGACTTTAAAAGAAGGTAACCATAACTGGAATGAGGTTTATGTAAACGGACAATGGAAATTCACGGAATACTACCCTTCGGGATTAGATAAAGGATGGTTTTTACCAGATGCTGGAGCTGCTGATGAAACAAAACCAGAAAATTGGATTTATGCTTCATCTTGGAAACCTGCAGAGTATGCATTCCCTTTAGTATGGGATTTTGACATTAAATATGTTCATGCTCATAACGTAACAGATAGGTATTTAGGACTTTGGAACGATGAACAAAAAAAGTTAGCTAAACTAGATGGTAAAATTCCTGTACGTGTAAAAATGTTTAAAAATAAGCAATGTACACTAATTGGTGATAACAGGGTCGCTTCTCAAGTAACTTTATCTATTAAAAATAAAGTGATAGATAATGGCACTACAGCCGGACCTACAAAAGATATGAATGATATTTTACAATTCTATTTAGAAAAAGGAAAGAAATATACTGTTACTTACCAAGCAGAAAATGGCTTACCTGTTTCTAAAGATATTATTGCTGAGGATTCACCAATTGACCTCACTTTATTTAAGTCGATCTAA
- the leuS gene encoding leucine--tRNA ligase, with translation MSEYNHNSFEPKWQKYWQENNIYKVDIDKSKPKYYALDMFPYPSGAGLHVGHPMGYIASDIVSRFKRLKGFNVLHPMGFDSFGLPAEQYAIETGQHPAITTEANIKTFKGQMNKIGFSFDWSREVQTSSPEYYRWTQWIFEQLFNAWYDKDANKAKDIKELIALFEANGSAGINAEKDDNSTEFTAAEWKNFSEAEKATILLQYRLTFLSEAMVNWCPALGTVLANDEVKDGVSERGGHPVERKKMKQWMMRITAYADRLLGNLDGLNWSDALKEMQRNWIGKSIGCELDFKVAEKDITLTAFTTRVDTIFGVSYVVIAPEHELVAELTTDAQKTDVEAYVETAKNRSERDRQSDVKTVSGVFTGSHVINPITGEEVPLWIADYVLSGYGTGVVMAVPSSDDRDFRFAEKFDLPIIRVIEGTEDMENPTEVKRGKMINSGFLNGLETDEAIRVAIDKALELGVGKQKVNFRIRDAVFSRQRYWGEPVPVYFDENDNPQLVPDSQLPLNLPEVENYLPTEDGDPPLGNAKDWKFDNKFGYELTTMPGWAGSSWYFLRYMDPQNKEAFVSKEAAEYWNQVDLYVGGTEHATGHLLYSRFWNMFLYDMGFISHEEPFKRIVNQGMIQGRSNFVYRVKGTNQFVSYGLRKDYDVQELYVDVNIVTNDELDTEAFKKWRPDYANAEFILEDGKYMCGSVVEKMSKSKYNVVNPDVVIEKYGADTLRLYEMFLGPVEQSKPWSMQGIDGVWKFLRKLWRLFYTDEGKLIVVDGKATDAELKILHKTIKKAGEDMESLSLNTTVPAFMVCVNELAAAKCHKKEVLEQLLIIVSPFAPHIAEELWQDALGHTASIVTESFPEFNPALLVEASHTYPVSINGKMRVKLDLPMDISQEDAKAAVFANEVVQKWVEDKPIKKFIFVPKRIVNIVV, from the coding sequence ATGTCTGAATATAATCATAATTCATTCGAGCCTAAATGGCAGAAATACTGGCAAGAAAACAATATCTATAAAGTTGATATTGATAAAAGTAAGCCAAAATATTACGCATTAGATATGTTCCCTTATCCTTCTGGAGCTGGTCTTCATGTAGGTCATCCAATGGGATATATCGCTTCTGATATTGTTTCTCGATTTAAAAGGCTAAAAGGATTCAATGTTCTACATCCAATGGGATTTGATTCATTTGGTCTTCCTGCAGAACAATATGCTATCGAAACTGGACAGCACCCTGCAATTACAACGGAAGCTAATATCAAGACTTTCAAAGGACAAATGAATAAAATTGGTTTCAGTTTTGACTGGAGCCGTGAAGTTCAAACTTCTTCTCCTGAATATTATAGATGGACGCAATGGATTTTTGAACAATTATTCAATGCTTGGTACGATAAAGACGCTAATAAAGCAAAAGATATAAAAGAATTGATCGCTCTTTTTGAAGCAAATGGTTCTGCTGGAATCAACGCTGAAAAAGATGATAATTCTACAGAGTTCACTGCTGCAGAATGGAAAAACTTCTCTGAAGCAGAAAAAGCTACAATTTTATTACAATATCGTCTTACATTCTTATCAGAAGCAATGGTAAACTGGTGTCCTGCACTAGGAACAGTACTTGCAAATGATGAAGTAAAAGATGGTGTTTCTGAAAGAGGTGGCCACCCAGTTGAACGCAAGAAAATGAAACAATGGATGATGCGTATCACAGCATATGCAGATCGTCTATTAGGAAATTTAGATGGCTTAAATTGGTCAGATGCATTAAAAGAAATGCAACGTAACTGGATTGGTAAATCAATTGGTTGCGAATTGGATTTTAAAGTTGCTGAAAAAGATATTACGCTAACTGCTTTTACAACACGTGTAGACACAATTTTTGGTGTTTCTTATGTAGTAATTGCTCCTGAACATGAATTAGTTGCTGAATTAACAACTGACGCACAAAAAACTGATGTTGAAGCATATGTTGAAACTGCTAAAAATAGATCAGAGCGTGATCGTCAATCTGACGTAAAAACTGTTTCTGGTGTATTTACAGGTTCTCATGTTATCAATCCTATTACTGGAGAAGAAGTTCCTTTATGGATTGCTGATTATGTACTATCTGGTTATGGAACAGGTGTAGTTATGGCTGTGCCTTCTTCTGATGACCGTGATTTCCGTTTTGCTGAAAAATTCGATTTACCGATTATTCGTGTAATTGAAGGAACAGAAGACATGGAAAACCCTACGGAGGTTAAAAGGGGTAAAATGATTAATTCTGGCTTCTTAAACGGTTTAGAAACTGATGAAGCTATTAGAGTTGCCATTGATAAAGCATTAGAATTAGGTGTTGGTAAACAAAAAGTCAACTTCCGTATTCGTGATGCAGTATTCTCTCGTCAGAGATATTGGGGTGAACCAGTTCCAGTTTATTTTGATGAAAATGACAATCCTCAATTAGTTCCTGATAGTCAGTTGCCATTAAATTTACCAGAAGTAGAAAACTACCTTCCAACAGAAGATGGTGATCCTCCTTTAGGTAATGCTAAAGATTGGAAATTTGACAATAAATTTGGTTACGAATTAACTACTATGCCTGGTTGGGCTGGTTCTTCTTGGTACTTCTTACGTTATATGGATCCTCAAAATAAAGAGGCCTTTGTAAGTAAAGAAGCTGCTGAATATTGGAATCAAGTAGACCTTTATGTTGGTGGTACAGAACACGCAACTGGACACTTATTGTACTCGCGTTTCTGGAACATGTTCTTATACGACATGGGCTTTATTAGCCATGAAGAGCCATTCAAACGCATTGTAAACCAAGGAATGATCCAAGGTCGTTCTAACTTTGTTTACAGAGTTAAAGGTACAAATCAGTTTGTTTCTTATGGCTTAAGAAAGGATTACGATGTACAAGAGCTATATGTTGATGTAAATATCGTTACTAACGATGAATTAGATACAGAAGCTTTCAAAAAATGGAGACCTGATTATGCTAATGCTGAATTCATTTTAGAAGATGGTAAATATATGTGTGGATCTGTTGTAGAAAAGATGTCAAAATCTAAATACAATGTTGTGAATCCAGATGTAGTTATCGAAAAATATGGTGCTGATACACTTCGCTTATACGAAATGTTCTTAGGCCCTGTAGAACAATCAAAACCATGGTCAATGCAAGGTATTGATGGTGTTTGGAAATTCTTGAGAAAGCTATGGAGATTATTCTATACTGACGAAGGAAAATTGATTGTAGTAGATGGTAAAGCAACAGATGCTGAATTGAAAATCTTACACAAGACAATCAAGAAAGCAGGAGAAGATATGGAAAGCTTAAGCTTAAATACTACTGTACCTGCATTTATGGTTTGTGTAAACGAATTAGCAGCAGCTAAATGCCATAAAAAAGAAGTTCTTGAGCAATTATTAATTATTGTATCTCCATTTGCACCACACATTGCTGAAGAATTATGGCAAGATGCACTCGGACATACTGCAAGTATTGTTACTGAAAGTTTCCCTGAGTTTAACCCTGCTTTATTGGTAGAAGCATCACATACTTATCCAGTTTCTATTAATGGTAAAATGCGTGTTAAGTTAGATTTACCAATGGATATCTCTCAAGAAGATGCTAAAGCTGCTGTTTTTGCAAATGAGGTTGTTCAGAAATGGGTTGAAGATAAACCAATCAAGAAGTTTATTTTTGTTCCTAAGCGTATTGTAAATATTGTTGTATAA
- a CDS encoding 3-oxoacyl-ACP synthase, protein MIDKEFKKRLKQHLKESVIQKIKTSEDAMDSAQQAANTETRSTAGDKYDTSRAMMHLEKDKMAEQLAKSVQQLRVMEALKEEDTLHIQPGNLVVTPNGTYYLSISIGQVKFEDEVIFAISAQSPIGKLLVGKAKNEDVLFNGRKIMIKNVL, encoded by the coding sequence ATGATCGATAAAGAATTTAAGAAAAGATTAAAACAGCACCTTAAAGAATCTGTTATTCAGAAAATAAAAACTTCTGAAGATGCAATGGATTCTGCACAACAAGCTGCTAATACAGAAACAAGAAGTACTGCAGGCGATAAGTATGATACTTCTCGTGCTATGATGCATCTAGAAAAAGATAAAATGGCCGAACAATTGGCCAAAAGCGTACAACAGTTGCGTGTTATGGAAGCATTAAAAGAAGAAGATACTTTACATATTCAACCTGGAAACCTTGTAGTAACTCCAAACGGAACGTATTACCTAAGTATAAGTATTGGCCAAGTAAAATTTGAAGATGAGGTTATATTTGCCATTTCTGCTCAATCTCCTATTGGTAAATTATTAGTTGGAAAAGCAAAAAATGAAGATGTACTCTTTAATGGAAGAAAAATTATGATTAAAAACGTCTTATAA